The genomic stretch CGGTACCTGCTGGCAGAACTCCTTGACAGTCCGCCCACCCTCAATGAAATGCTCGAAGAACTTGCTCTCCCGCTGCAGGTAGCCGGAGGTGAGCAGCCGCAGGTAGACCACCAGGTAGTCCGAAGTGCTCTGGTCATTGAAGGAGGCCAGCAGGTCGGCTACTGAGATCTGCTTCTCCACCTGCTCAATCAGGTCCATGAACTGCCACCAGGGGGACAGAGAGCAAGATGACAGAAGAGCAAGGGCAACCCACCATGCCAGGCCACACACCCTCCACCCTAGCCTAGCGGGTGGCAGGGACGGCTGGGCTCACCGTGTTATGGAAATCCTCAATTGTGAACTCGGTAAAGCCCTGGGACACCAGGTCCTCTTTGCTCTTGGCAGACACAGCCTTGAACCTGgcagtgggagagagagggaggccaCCATGGGCTCCTCGGCCAGCAGAGCAGGCGCCCCGAGGCCAGCGTCAGACAAGGATGGTCCTTACCCCCAGTTCAGAAGGAAAGTCCCCCGCAGCAACCCAGCCTACCATCtggcctcagctgggggaggagggagcccGAGCCCTTCATGGGACCGTGGTCCAACTCCTTCAGCCAAGCACCCACCCTCCTCACCTCTGCAACTCCTTGCTGTCTTCCAGCAGCGCCTCCAAGTGGGAGAAGCCGAAGGCTCGATAGAAGCAGTTCCCATCGGGCCTGGTCTTGCGGATGTACGAGTACTTTTTGTGGAGGTCCTGCAGAGAGGtagccccgccccaccccatgCCGTCAACATCAGGCCAGAACCCGGCAGGCCAAGGAGCCCGCACGAAGGCCACACCACAGCAGTGGCAACTGAGATGAGCTCCAAGCAGCCACCTGCCATCCTTGGCTGCTGATTCTGGTGATGGGAGGCACTGCGTGACCCACTGCCGAGAGCCTCAAAAGCCTCAGGAAACCGTGGGGGACGCACTGGCTTCCCAGGTCACCGAAGCAGTCACAGCCCGACTGCCGTGTCTACCTCCAGTACCCAACACAGTGCCTGGGCCTGCGGGACTGTCTACTCATAGAAACGGGCGAGTGAGTCAGTCCTTGACCAGTGCAGTTTTTCTAGTGAACAGTCCTCAAACCACGCGAGGCCAGGGCAAACTGGTCAAGGTCAGGGTGCGGGACGGGCTCCACGCCGCAGCCCAGGGCGGGGAACAGCCTCCTTCTCAGAGCTACCTCCCTCACAGGTACCATTTCTGTGTGATCTTTTCCGGTTTCCTCCCCAAACTCCATGGAATTTCTTCCGTCAAACCCACCCACACGAGTGGGCCATTAGTGCTGCCTGGCCTGGGCACCCTCCCCTGCTCCGACATCTACTTCTTACCTTCTCCATTCTCCTCAAACCCCACCCTTCTTCCCGCTGGCCTTGCTTCCTTTCCGAATATTTTCCCTGAGAAGCCCTCGGCTACCACCCGCACATCCACCCTCGGCCTTTTCTCCTCACCCTCTGAGGGTCCAAGGCTGCTGCCAGAGCCAGTCCCCACCCTCGGGCTCAAGGACATTGTTCCATGAAGTCTTCCGCCTCTTCCTGCGTCATCACTTTTCCTCTCGCTACTGGTTGAGACCCATCAGCATATAAACACAAAGCTCGTTCTcgctttaaaaaaatcctttgcgTCACACGAAGTCCTTCCCAGTTACTACCCAATTTCTCTACTCGCCTCTATGGCAGAACTCGTCATGAAGCCGTGTTCCCTGtctccatttctcttctcctGAGAACGGAATCTAAGCAGGCTGTTACTCGTCAAGGTCACGGATGCCCTCCTAAGTCCGAGGGGCAAACGCACTCCTCCCCATACCGGCCCTCGGCAGCATCCAGGCACGGTGATGCCACCCACCGTGACACCACCATCCTTTGAAGCCATGCACCCCAGGACGCCACCTCCACGTGGCTTGCAGACCCATCCTCTCCTGGTCCTCCTCCTACCTCGCTGCCATTCTTCATCTCTCTAACCTGTGAAGGTCAGAGCCGCCGCCAAACCACACAGCACCCTTCCTCAAGACACACAGTGTCACCTGCCAGAAGACGGTGATGACACATGTCCATCCACAGTGGCTGTCACATAGATGGCCTGGGACAGCTTCCGCTTGTTGTCATACTCGCTCTGATGTCACCAGTCTTGGGATTTCAACGGCCCTAAATGTAACTCTTCGCCCGCCCATCTCAGCCCTGAACTCCATCTGCAACTCTCACGCCCACCGCGTCGCCCACACGTCCACACTGCCTGACACAGCAGGTCCTGACCTCCACGCACCTGCCCTCAGCCTTCGCTCAGTCAATGCAAGTCCACCTGTCAGCTGTTAAAGCCAAAACGTCAGTCACTTCCGACTTCCGGCTGCATCTTCAGTACATCCAGCACCAAGTGCTGCTCACTACTTAAATCTGCCACCAGGTCTCAGCCGCTCCCGCCGCCTCCTGGTTTCAGGTCTCCCTGCCTGTTCAGTCTGTTCTTACCCAGAACAACCCAAGAGACCTGCTGACACTCATCTCCCTCCAAGTCCTTTCTCTGGCCGCAGCCCCCATCTCCCAGTCACACTGGCCCCCACGCTGCACCCCAGCCCAGACCTCAGGGGCACTGCTCGGCCCCGGGGACACACTCCACTCCCATGCCTGTCTGTTCATCACTCCACCACCACCTTCTCAGCGAGCGCCTCGCTGAACCCCTCCTTAGAACTGCAAACCCTCGCACTCCCCAGCTCCGTGCCCCGCTTCCCTTTCCTCACAGCGCCCAGCACCTCTGACACAGACATTTTAGTTACCCCCGGCTCACTGTCTGTCCAGTAGGAActataagcttcatgagggcaggagtTTCTCCTGGGGTCATCGCCTGGCCCACAGTATGTGCTCCTACTTGTTAGATCAATAGTTCACACGCCAACCACTGAAGAGCCCAAACCACTGAAGTTACCATAGCTGCTAGGATCCTTCTGAGCACTtcctgtgccaggccctctgctgAGGGCATGTCCATTAATCCTCACGGGCCCATCTCACTCTCACCCAGCTCTGCTTGGGCTCTGCCATCTAGGCTTAGGCTCCTCCCTGGGAGCAAAGGGGCTCAGGCACAGCAGAGTGAGGGTGTCAGACCTCCTGCGCAGACAGAATGACTCGATGGGAAGAACTCAAGAGGCCTCCCTGTCGATTTCAGCAGGGTGGTCTAAGTGTGAAGGGTAGGCCTTGAAATGGAGGCCCCCCCCACTCCTCTAACCCAGCACATGGGGAGGCGGACCCACACGTTCCTAAGCCCTGGCTGAGCGCTGTGCACTGAGCTCCACACCTGACCACCGCCGTCTACTTCACGCCTCACACTCGTCCTGTACGGCAGAGACCTCTCCACCCAGTTGAGCGATCGCAGGCTCCAAGAAGCTCAGTGTTGCCCGAGATCATACAGCTAGAAGTGGTGAAGCCatgactcaaacccaggtctgtcagGCTCCAGAGCCAGTGCCTTCATCTCTCCACAGGCCTCCTGGGTAAATCACAAACACCCTGAACAAAGGGGTCCGAGTAGACCACAAGCCACACACAGCTGATCTGGCCTACAGGTGTGTTGTTTGATCCACACAACGTTTCCAGTTTGAACTAGCTGCCAACTGTTAGAAGTCTGGAGATTTCACATCAAAATAATTTCTGGCTTGTCTTGGAAAAACAGATCTGGCAACAATGGATAACAGGCATGGACACCCCCACTTGCCCTGGGTGCTTCCACTTCCTGCTGCTGGCTGATGCCCGCTGTTCACCACCTGACCACCATTAATCTCCTGGGTTACCTGCCTAACCCCTGACGTGGATAGCCCCAAAGGCCCCTCTTTCAGATGGAAGGTTCTAAGCATCTCTGCTCTTTCAGGGGAGAAGGGGGAGTAACATTTACTAAACCCCAGGCTGTGCCAATGGCTACTATTTACATATATCCACCGTCACATTTCAATCTGCCAGCTCACAGAGCAGAAAGTGAGTGGATAAGGGACTTACCTGTTTGTAAATGCAGCAGGGCCGGGCACAAAGGTCTGTAGGCCCACTTCCCCGCTGCTGCCTCCTCTCCACAAAGATCCCGGAGGCAGACTGAGACACCCCCCTGCCACAACCCTCCGGCCCCACACAGCCCCAGCCCATTCAGCCCCAAAGTGAGCACTGAGCAGAGGTGATCACCCCCAAGGTGTCAGCTCTAGGCTCCACAGCCTTCATCTCTCTCAACCTCACCACCACCCTCAACAACCATGGGCCTGTTCTTTCATCATCCTGATTCTATAGCTGAGGACCCCACAGCTCAGAGACACTGAAGGATCTGCCAAGGATAAAGCTGCTGTGTGAACCGAGGTCTTTTGATTCCAGAGTTTGCACACTTAAGAACCAGCAACCAGAGGGCTCCGCAACACCCTCCCCTCCATGAGGCCAGCGCAGCAAGGAGCAGGTCTGAGGCAGGCaagctcctgctcctgctcctgccccCAGGCCTCTTCTGGGTCCCTCAGCCAGGCTCCCACCTTGATCTTCTGTTGATAGATGTTGTCATCCTCGGCATACTCCTTGTACAGGACCGAGAGCTCCAGCCGCTCCGAGACCAGAGGATTCTGGACGGCAATCTGCAGAGGGGAGGGAAGCCATCATGTTCTGGCAGGTGGATGCCGTGACCCATACCTAACAGCCAGAACACCTAAACCAGGGGTGCTGGGCAGTCACCCAGTGGCACAGTGacccttcccccccacacacaaaggcATCCAGTATCTAGCACAGCTTAGAGGAGAACGCTTCCAAAGCACAAATAAACAACAGGCCTCAGGCCCAGCCTATGTGTCTCCACAAGAGGGCCATGACCACAGCCCCTCACCTCTTGCTGAATACGGTCCTGCTGAGCCATGATGGCTTCATCATAGGCGAGGCAGTTAACACCTGCAAGAAGGAAGAGACCGAGGATTACAGTGGGCCCTGGCTGTAACGTCAGGTGTAATGTCCACTCCAGGCAGCCAGACTGAAGACAAGAGCAGCCAAGAGAGCAGGCTTACAATCTGGAAGCATGCGGCTCACACCCTGCTCCACCCCACCTGTGTGATCTTGGCAAAGTCCGTTCCCCTCCCAGGCCTTagcttcctcatctttaaaatgaggggcAGAGGTGATTGCCCCCAAGGTGTGCTCCTGCAGCTCTAATACCATCCCCCTTGGCTTCCTAACCTCACCTCCCAGCAGTCTGGGAATGCTCCCCGGCCAGGGCCAAGGCCAGGCGGGATCTCCTGGGGAAGTAAGACGACGAGGTGGAGTCCTGAGCTGGAGGAGAGCTTCCTGTGAGCCTCCACTGTACTTGACCAcacccttcctcctcctgctgtcCTGGGGATTCTTCAtggtgcccattttacagataaaaacaaatgtagaCTGGCGAAGGAATCTGCCAAGGTCACAACTAGGAAAGACCTGTGGTCAGGCCCAGGTCTAATTCCACAGGCTGAGCTGTTCACCATacctctcctccacctcctcacTCAGAACTTCCCTCCTCCTAAAAAGAGGCTAATCCCAGCATGTTCCTCCCCTCACTGAAACGTCAGGAGGGGGTGGTACCCTAGAGCTATACTGTTAAGGGTTCAACCGGGAGTTGGGCAGGGACCCCACTCTGAGCAGCCACCAGTGAGGATGCAGGAATTCTGGTGCTGGCTCTTATTTAACTTATGTGATCCCAAACAAGTCCCTTCTGGGGGCCTGGGTCTCCCAGTGCTCAGTCCCTCAAGTGTGCTGTAGAATGGGGGGGATGGTGAATGACTTTTAAGGCCAATCCTTTGGGGCCTTGAGCACCCGGATCCCGTTTCACTGCCCTGCAACCGGGCCGTCCTTCCAACCCAAACGACCTACTCAGTCCCCAGGGCCTAACtcgtgggtgaaaaaggagaaggtggCACCATTTTGAGAGGCCCAACTCTTCAGAAGTCTAAGAAAACAATGCCCGGACAGGCGGAAAGGGGCTACAAGGCCAGAAGAGGGGGCTCTACCGGAAACGCAGACTGCACTTTTTAGGGCACACCCGCGGCTGCTCACACCCCCCGGCCGCCCGCAGCATCCCCAGTGGCCGCCCAGTCCTTTGTGCTCTGCAGCCCAGAGTAACTCGACGCCCTCCCGGGCGCAGTGTGCTCTGGAGAACACGGGCGGCCGAACTCCGGCCTAGGCCTCTGCATGGCTGCAAGGACGGGGATGGCAGGGCTCGGGACCCGGGAGCCCGGTGACGAGGGGctaggcggggggcggggcgccccaggccccgccccgggAGCGCGCGAGGGGGAAGGGCCGCGGGCTTGggcccgccccgcccgcccggCCGGGGGTCGCGGCGGGGGCTCTTTCCATtgtgagggggaggggaggcggcaGCGGGGGAGGAAGGGGCCGTCCGTGCGCTTCGCCCccggccgccccgcccccagcatCCCCGGGAACCGGAGGCCCGGCACCGCCCCTGCTAGCCCAGGATGGACGGCCCTCCCTCGGTCAGTACCTTCAGAGTCGCTGCCCAGCGgctcctgcttctgctgctgaGGTTCCTCCGCCGCCATCTTTAAACAGCGCCGCACTGTGGACCGCTTCCGGGTTACCCGTTGCCCTCCTCCCGGAAGAGAGCCCCTCCTCGTGGCCCCTCCTTGGCAACGCCCTTAGCAACGGGGTCCCCCTCGGAAGTTGTCACCTGAGGGGCTCGCAGTTCCTGTGGCCGGGGCGGGCGTAGGGGTTCAGGCCCAGTGAGGGGAGACGGCCGTCCCgctcaccctccccccacttaGCTCCCTCTTCCCGGGCTCCCAGAGCTCCCGATGCTAAGAGCCTCCTGGAGccaattcagttttcttttctctggagtTGGAAACGCGGATTGTGTTGAGATAAGTaggaaggtgaaataaaaatcaCCGAAGATAACATTCCTGCGGCGGGCTCCAGAACTCACGGCAGGCGATTGCAGCGAGGAGACAGGGAACCAAGCTAACGTCGGAGCCCGGGACGCCAGCGCCCCTCTCCCCGAGCCTCGGTCCTGAACGGGCTTTGGTGTCCTGCTTCCGGCAGGAAGAACACATCTCTCAGGGTCAAGGGCAAAGTCTCAGGATCTAACTTGGGACACCGTGCACTTCTGGTTGTGAGAAAAGCACGGCCTTTTTAAAAGCAGAGTTGATAAAAGTGGAAaacagattagtagttgccaaCGGGGTTGAGGGGATGGGGCCGGAGTGATTGTGAAAAGGAAACAGGATGCATCCTTATGGAGATGGAAACGTTCTGTATGTTGACTATATGAATATCCTAGTATATGCTCTACTGTAGTTTTGGAAGACGTAAGATGTTACCaatggggaaactgggtgaaggctACACGGGATCTTCCTGTGCAATCTATTTAAATTGCCTGTGAATTATCTACAAATAAAAAGGTTTGAAAGTAGCAAGGCCTTGCATGCTAAAGATGCTATTATTTAGAGAGGTTGCAATCTGGGTCTCTAGTTCTTGACTTTTCACTATGGAAGCCCTTCTTCATGACAGTGCACTTGTCTTTTAGCACTGGAGGAGGCTGTGCCTGCGTCAGTCGGATCCCATTTGTGCTGGTACAGGAGCAGTATGACTGAAAGTTTTCGTGAGCTCTGTCCAGTCCTGGAGCAGGTGCAGTTGGTGCCTGGGCTCACCACACAGCCCACGGTGGTGGCCTCACAGCAATGCTTCAAATGTCAATCTGTGTCCCAGAAACTACAGATTACTATTTATTGGGTCCTTGAGCCTTGGGGTTTCTTCCAAACTCAAGAAAGCAAAGGGTCCACCCTATTTAGACCCCATGCCTACCAACTGTTCATTCCTTTTTGGatttttaacaatgaaatctgTAAATGCCAATCAGATCTTCAGTCAGTGGAAAAGAATTGGTATTACCCAATGAAGAGCTAAGATATTTGATGATAAGAACATTTCTATTTGgcttttcaaaattttgaaaatagctaTAACTCCACCGCTACCCCCACCCCTACTTAAACTAGGGAGCCCATGGTGAGGGAAGGGGTGCAGGGGGAGCTGGCGTTGGGACTAAAGGTCAGGACAGGGAACACAGCTACACTGGAGAGCGAGGAATCCATTGTGGTCCAGTGCTGGACCACAGCCAAGCTGCCAACGCCAACACTTCCCTCCCAAGGGCTTGGGGCTTGAAGAGCAGACCCGCACCCTGTATCAAGGGCCTGTAATCAGAGTCCTCTCTCCTACACGCTGCCCAGCCCTCCCCATCTCGTCAGGCAGAATGGGCAGGACATGGCTAGAGGGAAGCTGTGGCTCTTAATCCATACCGGGGTGCCCAACTTTTGCCCCACTCTTTCCCAGACCAATTTATTTGGTGGTTAATAAGTTCTCTTACCCTCATTCCATGGTAAATGTCACTTTTACCATGGCGGGGGGGTGATTTTCTATCCTAAAGCATCTAAAACCCAACTACACATTTGTCAGGAATCACCAGTGTATCTCCAGCTTTTCCTCTGCTTCCCAATTTGCCAACCCAGAAACAGCCTCTGGCTGCTGTCCCTGGGTGCCAAGGCCTGTCACGAAACAGGCAGCACTGTCACTGGGGCTGCTGTTGGATACAGTCACAGAGATGACAGGCAGCAGCCTACTTTATTTTCACAGATGcttcctcacagccctgctggcCCAGAATGTGTCTGGATCGACCCACATCCATGTCCATCAGATTCTgtcaggcagagggagaggagaccCCATACCAGGACCCAGGGACTGCAAAACCCCTGCCTCAGAGGATTTACAAAAGGGCACACATGGCTTCCAGGCCCACCCAACCTCTTCTACCTCTCAGGGGAGGGGGCCAAGCAAAAAGGACACGGCCTGGGCCCTGGGACAGCCACAGTCTTCATGGGGAGGGAGGTCCGTGGCCAAGAGAAAGCCTCGAAGGTGGGCCGAAAATGAGGGCTCAGTGATCCTTCCCAAGGTTGGCCTGGGAGGCGGGCAGCTGCCCACATGGGAACAGTGGGTGCATGCTGAGCCCCAAATGGAGCTCTAGAGCTGCCACTGCAGGAACCCCCGATGGTCCACGGGCCACTGGCTCCAGAATCCTGATGGTGCAGAGGGCAGACTGATGAGCTGGGCAAGGGCTGTACTTCCAGGCTGCTGGCTGGGTGGCTACTCGCAGCCAGGGTGCAGGCCACCTAAGGCAAAAAGCAAACAGGCGGCAAAGGGACAGGCCTCCCCAGACTCACACCACCACGCTTCTCCTCACACTGTCCTACAAACACCCTTCATTCCAAAACACCTCAGGTCTGTTCAGGATCCAGCCCCTCCCGGGAGAGCCTTGCACACCAAGACAATGACGCATTCTTCCCCTTATTGCGGCCAt from Rhinolophus ferrumequinum isolate MPI-CBG mRhiFer1 chromosome 11, mRhiFer1_v1.p, whole genome shotgun sequence encodes the following:
- the OTUB1 gene encoding ubiquitin thioesterase OTUB1 yields the protein MAAEEPQQQKQEPLGSDSEGVNCLAYDEAIMAQQDRIQQEIAVQNPLVSERLELSVLYKEYAEDDNIYQQKIKDLHKKYSYIRKTRPDGNCFYRAFGFSHLEALLEDSKELQRFKAVSAKSKEDLVSQGFTEFTIEDFHNTFMDLIEQVEKQISVADLLASFNDQSTSDYLVVYLRLLTSGYLQRESKFFEHFIEGGRTVKEFCQQEVEPMCKESDHIHIIALAQALSVSIQVEYMDRGEGGTTNPHVFPEGSEPKVYLLYRPGHYDILYK